The Oceanibaculum nanhaiense nucleotide sequence CTGCATGCCGGCCCGCTCGACCATGCTGACCGGCCAGCATGTGCGGAGTCATGGCGTCATCTCGAACGGCATCCCGCTGCCGGAGGATGCGCCCGATGTGGTCCGCCTGCTGAAGGAGCAGGGCGGCTACCGCACCGCGCTGATCGGCAAGGCGCATTTCGAGCCGTCCTCGGCGCCGGGCGGCCCGTATTTCGAGAATTATGCCGCCTCCAAGGGGCTGTATGGCCCGCATCGCGGTTTCGAGCATATGGAGCTGTGCGCCCATACCGGCCGCGCCGGGCGCAGCCTCTATCATTATCCGAAGTGGCTGCAGGAGAATCATCCGGACGAGGTGGATTTCTTTCAGGAATATGTGACGCCGCAGAAGACCATCAGCTGCAAGCGCGGCGGCGATACCGGCGGTATCCAGGTCTGGCACAATCACATCCAGCGCGAACATTATCACACCGACTGGACCGCTGACCGGGTGATCGACTGGCTGGGGAACCTCGACGAGGATGAGGACTGGTTCGTCTGGATGAGCTTTCCGGACCCGCATCATCCCTGGGATCCGCCTTCTTCCGAACTGAAGCGCGTGAACTGGCGCGATCTCGATCTGCCTGAGGCCTATCCGGGCAGCGTCGAGGCAACGGTGAAGGTGCTGGAGGGCAAGCCGCGCCACTGGCTGGACTGGTATCTCGGTAAGGCGCAGTTCAATTACGAGCTGCCGGCCGAGTTCGTGCCTGCAGAGCTGACGCCGGACCAGATCCGCGAGATCAACGCCATGTGCCATATCGAGAACGAGCTGATCGACGAGGCGATCGGCCGCGTGCTGTCCTATATCGGCACACGCGGCTGGGGGCAGGACACGGATGTCCTCTATACCGCCGATCATGGCGAGTTCCAGGGCGATTTCGGCATGATGTTCAAGGGGCCGTACCATGTCGATGCGCTGATGCGCCTGCCCATGGTCTGGCGACCGGCGCCGGCCGTCGGCATTACCCCGTCGGTTGTCGAGCAGCCGGTCGGTCATGTCGATCTGGCACGCACCTTCTGCGCCATTGCCGGGGTCGATCCCGACCCGCGCATGCAGGGCGCTGTCATGCCGACCAGCGAGGATGGCACGCGGGAGCGCGTCATCACCGAATGGGATGGCGGCTATAATGGCCATACCATTCATCTGCGGACGCTGTACCGCGATGGCTATGTGCTGACGGCCTGCGAGAAATCCACCGTGCATGACGGCACGGAAGGGGAACTGTACAATCTGCGGGAAGATCCCCGGCAATGGGTGAACCTCTGGAACGACCCGAAATATGCGGGGATCAAGAGCGACCTGATTGCGGACCTCTACGACAATCTGCCGGAGGCCCGGCAACAGCCGCTTGAGCAGGTGGCGCTGGTCTGATGCCCTGCGGCAGCGTTTTCAATTCATCGCCCAGTTAATAAGAAAAACCCTGCAAGGCATTAACCCTGCAGGGTTTTTTCTTGCCTGAATGCCAGCCTGCCCCAAAGAGAAGGGGGACGCCGTGACCGGCGCCCCCCTTTGGAACTAGGCAGATGGAACTGCGCTACCAGATCAGCGCTTGTCCCAGCCCGGCACCGGGAAGATCGGATCGGCGGTCTTCACCGATTCCGGATGGACGGCGGCAAGGCCCTTGCCCGGCATGTTCTGCATGATGACGTTCTGCATGCCGACCTGCTTGCCGCTTTCCTCGATCTCGTACGGCCCGGCCATCGTGACGATCTTGCCGCTGAGCGCCAGCGCCGCTTCCTTCATCTTGGCGGCGTCGGTGGTCCCGGCGGTCGTCAGGATCTTCTCCGTCACCACGCCGGCGGCATAGGCCAGCGCAGTCTGGAAATCGGCGTCATAGGCGACGTCCGGGAACAGCGCCTTGTAGCGCTTGCCCACTTCCTCGCGGTTCAGCCCGTCGGTCACGTCCCAGTTGATCGCCGGGTGATAAAGGGTGTGGCTGTAGATGTATTCCGCATCCTTGCCGATGTCCTGGAACTGCGGCTGCGCGGCATAGAGCATGAAGGTGAACGGGAAGTTCACGTTCATCTCCTTCATCTGGCGGACCATCGCCATCTGGTCGCCCTCATAGGCCACCGGATAGAAGAAGTCGGCGCCCGAGGCGCGTGCCTTCTGGATCAGGATCGAGAAATCCTTGGTGCCGGCCGCAAATTTCTCGAACTGCGTGACCTGCATGCCCTTTGCCTTCGCCAGCTTTTCGGCGCCGGCGGCCATGCCGGCCGGGAAGGGCTCGTCCAGATAAACGATGGCGATCTTCTTGTTGCCGCCCAGCTTCGCCGCCAGCTCGACGCTGGGGATCGCCATCATGGAAGAGGCGATCTGCGAGGCGGAGATCAGGTGCTTGGCGCCCTGATCGTAGATCGAGTCGGAAGCCGCCGACCAGATCACCAGGAACTTGTTGCTGCGCTCCGTCACCGCGGTCGCGGCGCTGGTCAGGGTGGAGCCGAACGGGCCGAACAGCAGATCGACCTTCTGCTCCTCGATCAGCGTCTCATAGACGCGCGGCACCATCTGCTTGTCGGAGCGGTCGTCCAGCTTCACCAGCTCGACCTTGTACTTCTTGCCGCCCATATCGAGGCCGCCGCGGCGGTTGACGTCGTCCATCCATATCTGCACGCCGCGCTCGCCCGACTGCGAGGCCAGCGCGAAACGGCCCGCCGAGGACACGGTCATGCCGATCTTCAGCGTCTCCTGCGCGCTGACAGGGGCAGGCAGCGTGAGCGCCGGCACGGCGAACGCTGCGAACGCCGCTGCGAGGGTCAATAGTTTCGGGAATTTCATCGTGATACCTCCTAAACACCCCGGATCTTCCGATCGAGGCCTTCCCCGTTAATTTCCGGTGGGCAGGCCTGGCAACAAGCCTTCCCGCCGATGGAAACGACAGCAATTTTCAGATCGTTTTTATGCCGTCTTTTGACACGGCGGCATTGTCACTGTTGTGAAACCTATTTACAAGTGCCTGCCATAAATCACCGCTGCACTGCAGTGGATGCATGCCGTCCGGATAGAGATGGCGGCGTATCCGAAGACCGAGGGGGCTTCATTCATGGCAACGGATTCGAGGGACGATTCCGCGATCGCCACCATCCGTAACCGGATATGGTTCACGGCCATGGCGGCCATCGTCGCCGCGCTGGCGCTGGTGCCGGTGCTGGGCACGTCGCTGTCCTTCTCTTTCTACCTGATGCTGTGGATTACCATGGCGACCGGGCTGAACATCATTGCCGGCTTCACCGGCTACATGCCGCTGGGCTATGTCGCCTTCTACGGCATCGGCGCCTTCGCCACCGCGATCCTGACCAAGATGTTCGGCGTGCCGGTCTATTTCTCGATCCTGGCGGGCGGGGTCTGCGGTGTGCTGCTGAGCCTGCTGATCGCGCCGACCCTGAAGCTGAAGGGCATCTATTTCGCCATTGTCAGCCTGGGGCTTGCCATCATCTGCCGGCTGGTCATCGTGAATCTGCCGGAGAGCTGGGCCGGCGGCAGCTACGGCATCAATCTCGGCCTCAGCATCTCCCCGGTGGTGACCTTCTATTACATGCTGGCTGTCATGGTGGCGGCGCTGCTGACCATCACCTGGCTGGCACAGTCGCGCCTCGGCAAGGCGTTGCGGGCGATCCGCGACGACGACCAGGCGGCCGAGGTGATGGGCGTGAATGTGGTCGCCACGCGGCTGAAGGCCTGGATGCTGTCGGCGCTGTTCGGTGCGCTGGCTGGCGGGGTAGAGGCCTGGTACACCAACATCATCGATCCGGAGAGCGCCTTCCAGTTCCTGGTGACGGCAAAGACCGTGATCTATGCCATCGCTGGCGGCCTCGGCACGGTGACCGGCCCGGTGGTCGGCGCCATCGTCATGGTCTGGATCGACGATCTGATCTGGCAGCGCTTCCCGATCTTCAACCTGTTCCTGCTGGGCCTGGCGATCATCCTGCTGATCCTGTTCCTGCCGCGCGGCATCGTCGGCAGCATCATCCAGCGCAAGCCGTCCTGGCGGCGGTACATCCTGTAGGCCGGGAGACGCGAATCATGACCTATCTGATCCTGAACGGCCTCGCCAACGGCCTTATCCTCGGCGTCATCTACGCGATGATCGGCGTCAGCCTGTCGCTGCTCTACGGCGTGCTGCAGGTGAAGAATTTCGCGCATGGCGAATTCCTGATCGCCGGCGCCTATTTCTGCTACGTGCTCTACAACGCTTTCGACCTGCACCCGCTGCTGGCTCTGCCACTGGCTTTCCTGTGCTTCATGGCGTTCGGCTGGCTGCTGAACAACCTCGTCATGCCGCGCCTGCAGCGTTCCGACGACCCCATGCT carries:
- a CDS encoding sulfatase family protein, producing MGRKILFITTDQQRHDALGCNGGKVAKTPVVDGLAAAGINYKRAHNQNVVCMPARSTMLTGQHVRSHGVISNGIPLPEDAPDVVRLLKEQGGYRTALIGKAHFEPSSAPGGPYFENYAASKGLYGPHRGFEHMELCAHTGRAGRSLYHYPKWLQENHPDEVDFFQEYVTPQKTISCKRGGDTGGIQVWHNHIQREHYHTDWTADRVIDWLGNLDEDEDWFVWMSFPDPHHPWDPPSSELKRVNWRDLDLPEAYPGSVEATVKVLEGKPRHWLDWYLGKAQFNYELPAEFVPAELTPDQIREINAMCHIENELIDEAIGRVLSYIGTRGWGQDTDVLYTADHGEFQGDFGMMFKGPYHVDALMRLPMVWRPAPAVGITPSVVEQPVGHVDLARTFCAIAGVDPDPRMQGAVMPTSEDGTRERVITEWDGGYNGHTIHLRTLYRDGYVLTACEKSTVHDGTEGELYNLREDPRQWVNLWNDPKYAGIKSDLIADLYDNLPEARQQPLEQVALV
- a CDS encoding amino acid ABC transporter substrate-binding protein, yielding MKFPKLLTLAAAFAAFAVPALTLPAPVSAQETLKIGMTVSSAGRFALASQSGERGVQIWMDDVNRRGGLDMGGKKYKVELVKLDDRSDKQMVPRVYETLIEEQKVDLLFGPFGSTLTSAATAVTERSNKFLVIWSAASDSIYDQGAKHLISASQIASSMMAIPSVELAAKLGGNKKIAIVYLDEPFPAGMAAGAEKLAKAKGMQVTQFEKFAAGTKDFSILIQKARASGADFFYPVAYEGDQMAMVRQMKEMNVNFPFTFMLYAAQPQFQDIGKDAEYIYSHTLYHPAINWDVTDGLNREEVGKRYKALFPDVAYDADFQTALAYAAGVVTEKILTTAGTTDAAKMKEAALALSGKIVTMAGPYEIEESGKQVGMQNVIMQNMPGKGLAAVHPESVKTADPIFPVPGWDKR
- a CDS encoding branched-chain amino acid ABC transporter permease, with translation MATDSRDDSAIATIRNRIWFTAMAAIVAALALVPVLGTSLSFSFYLMLWITMATGLNIIAGFTGYMPLGYVAFYGIGAFATAILTKMFGVPVYFSILAGGVCGVLLSLLIAPTLKLKGIYFAIVSLGLAIICRLVIVNLPESWAGGSYGINLGLSISPVVTFYYMLAVMVAALLTITWLAQSRLGKALRAIRDDDQAAEVMGVNVVATRLKAWMLSALFGALAGGVEAWYTNIIDPESAFQFLVTAKTVIYAIAGGLGTVTGPVVGAIVMVWIDDLIWQRFPIFNLFLLGLAIILLILFLPRGIVGSIIQRKPSWRRYIL